The following are from one region of the Streptomyces fradiae genome:
- a CDS encoding hydroxyacid dehydrogenase has product MPSPVVLVADPLPAHLTAELAADFDVRHCTGSDRAQLLAAVPEASALLVRSATRVDLEVLDAAPRLRVVARAGVGLDNVDVAAAARAGVVVANAPYSNVVSVAELTVGLVVALARPILPASESVHAGHWRRADFQGVELAGSTVGVLGLGKVGELVAGRLRAFDMRVLTHDPHVRDDALERTGAQAVALEELLRQSDVLTVHVPLTDATRGLIGERELSWAKPGLRLVNTARGGIVDEFALAQALKEGRMAGAALDVFEFEPPLSSPLLGLPGVIATPHIGAGTAQAQERAGREAVRAVRQVLTGGAPDPAA; this is encoded by the coding sequence GTGCCCTCACCCGTCGTCCTCGTCGCGGACCCCCTTCCCGCACACCTGACGGCAGAGCTCGCCGCCGACTTCGACGTGCGCCACTGCACCGGATCCGACCGCGCGCAGCTGCTCGCAGCTGTTCCCGAGGCGTCCGCCCTGCTCGTTCGCAGCGCCACACGGGTCGACCTGGAGGTGCTCGACGCGGCCCCGCGGTTGCGGGTCGTGGCCCGGGCCGGCGTCGGTCTGGACAATGTCGACGTGGCGGCGGCCGCCCGGGCAGGCGTCGTCGTCGCGAACGCCCCGTACTCCAATGTGGTCAGCGTCGCCGAACTCACCGTCGGACTCGTCGTCGCCCTGGCCCGCCCCATTCTTCCGGCGTCCGAGTCCGTTCACGCCGGCCACTGGCGGCGCGCCGACTTCCAGGGCGTCGAACTGGCCGGCAGCACCGTCGGTGTTCTCGGACTTGGCAAGGTCGGAGAGCTGGTCGCGGGTCGGCTGCGCGCCTTCGACATGCGCGTCCTGACCCATGACCCGCACGTGCGTGACGACGCTTTGGAACGCACCGGCGCGCAGGCCGTGGCGCTGGAGGAACTGCTCCGGCAGAGCGACGTGCTGACCGTTCACGTGCCGCTGACCGACGCCACCCGCGGCCTGATCGGCGAGCGGGAACTGTCCTGGGCCAAGCCCGGCCTGCGACTGGTCAACACGGCACGCGGCGGCATCGTGGACGAGTTCGCCCTCGCCCAAGCGTTGAAGGAGGGGCGGATGGCCGGCGCCGCACTCGACGTGTTCGAGTTCGAACCGCCCCTCTCCTCACCCCTCCTGGGGCTCCCCGGCGTGATCGCCACCCCGCACATCGGCGCGGGCACGGCGCAGGCTCAGGAACGCGCGGGCCGGGAGGCCGTCCGGGCGGTGCGCCAGGTGCTGACGGGCGGCGCTCCGGACCCCGCGGCCTGA
- a CDS encoding MFS transporter yields the protein MVRRSPLLRALLVRGALFNFFEYALITLYLVVALRILGMSTSAVRILLGVGAVGSVAGAALAARLSARVRRTRLVALVMGFALIAPCVLPLSPHDSPYLVGAMAALAFLTYGVGLTVYNVHSIAIRHESVEAEYQGRVGAVYSFFAFGGTALGAAFAGWLTIWWDPQSAMWIPCAGLLAVLLLFVGSLRRIEAAGPAEHRTPEGAGTPA from the coding sequence GTGGTGCGCCGCAGTCCGCTGCTGCGGGCGCTGCTCGTGCGGGGGGCCCTGTTCAACTTCTTCGAGTATGCGCTGATCACGCTGTACCTGGTGGTCGCCCTGCGGATCCTGGGCATGTCCACGTCGGCGGTCAGGATCCTCCTTGGCGTCGGCGCGGTCGGCTCCGTCGCCGGTGCTGCCCTGGCCGCACGTCTCTCGGCCCGTGTGCGGCGCACCCGTCTGGTGGCCCTCGTCATGGGGTTCGCCTTGATCGCGCCGTGCGTACTGCCGCTCTCCCCGCACGATTCGCCGTACCTGGTCGGCGCGATGGCCGCCCTCGCGTTCCTCACCTACGGCGTGGGCCTCACCGTCTACAACGTGCACTCGATCGCGATACGGCACGAGAGCGTCGAGGCCGAGTACCAGGGGCGGGTGGGCGCCGTGTACAGCTTCTTCGCCTTCGGGGGCACCGCCCTGGGAGCCGCCTTCGCCGGCTGGCTCACCATCTGGTGGGACCCGCAGTCCGCCATGTGGATCCCGTGCGCCGGCCTGCTGGCGGTCCTGCTGCTGTTCGTCGGCTCCCTTCGCCGGATCGAAGCGGCGGGCCCGGCCGAGCACCGGACCCCGGAGGGCGCCGGGACTCCGGCCTGA
- a CDS encoding D-glycerate dehydrogenase, translating to MGLTGVGSRARVLVTRRLAPDTLDRLTARHTVELHDSDAVMPRDRLLEAVRGTAAVLTTLDDRVDEEFLEAAGPGLRVVANHAVGLHNIDREACAARGVQVTNTPGVLTDSTADLTMALLLGAARRIGEGERTVRSATPWNWAPNFMLGLELSGAGLGILGMGEIGRAVARRARGFGLRIAYHNRSPLPDEHASGATWRPLERLLAESALLVVSCPLTKQTRNLLDARRLALLPTGAVVVSITAGVVDEDALAAALGTGALLAAAVDHHTHEPAVNRALLAQERALLTPHLGSATTHTRQAMGALAVDNVLAVLDGRRPPTPA from the coding sequence ATGGGGCTGACCGGTGTCGGCAGCCGGGCGCGGGTTCTGGTCACCCGCCGTCTCGCCCCCGACACCCTCGACCGGCTCACCGCCCGCCACACGGTGGAGCTGCACGACAGCGACGCGGTGATGCCCCGCGACCGGCTCCTGGAGGCGGTACGGGGCACGGCGGCGGTGCTGACGACCCTCGACGACCGGGTGGACGAGGAGTTCCTGGAGGCCGCCGGTCCCGGGCTGCGCGTCGTCGCCAACCACGCCGTGGGCCTGCACAACATCGACCGGGAAGCCTGCGCCGCCCGGGGCGTCCAGGTGACCAACACCCCCGGCGTTCTCACCGACTCGACCGCGGACCTCACGATGGCCCTGCTGCTGGGTGCCGCCCGGCGCATCGGCGAGGGCGAGCGCACGGTCCGCTCCGCCACCCCCTGGAACTGGGCACCGAACTTCATGCTCGGGCTGGAACTGTCCGGAGCCGGGCTCGGCATCCTCGGGATGGGCGAGATCGGCCGGGCGGTGGCCCGCCGGGCGCGGGGCTTCGGCCTGCGCATCGCCTATCACAACCGCTCCCCGCTCCCCGACGAACACGCCTCGGGCGCGACGTGGCGCCCGCTGGAGCGACTGCTGGCCGAGTCGGCGCTGCTGGTCGTCAGCTGCCCGCTCACAAAACAGACCCGCAACCTGCTGGACGCCCGGCGCCTGGCCCTGCTGCCGACCGGCGCCGTGGTGGTCAGCATCACCGCCGGAGTGGTGGACGAAGACGCGCTCGCCGCGGCCCTCGGCACAGGTGCCCTGCTCGCGGCGGCCGTCGACCACCACACCCACGAGCCGGCCGTCAACCGGGCACTGCTCGCACAGGAACGCGCGCTGCTGACCCCCCACCTCGGCAGCGCGACCACCCACACCAGGCAGGCCATGGGCGCCCTCGCCGTCGACAACGTACTGGCGGTGCTCGACGGCCGGCGTCCGCCCACACCCGCCTGA
- the sbnA gene encoding 2,3-diaminopropionate biosynthesis protein SbnA, with the protein MTIHDKAYDIITDDIFLSLPGELPGSELFLKIEGLNPAGSIKLKTAVGLVSDAELQGLLRPGGRVIESSSGNLGVALSMVCAAKGYRFTCVTDPNASAQNVAAMKALGTQVIVVDERDANGGYLGSRIALIKRLVAEDPDLLWTNQYGNPANPRIHSVRTAASTMARIGPIDYLFVGAGTTGTLMGCAEYFRRFSPRTRIIAVDTEGSVTFGGPSRTRYIPGLGTSRRPELLQPQLVDEVALVDERDAVRACRAMARRHGILVGGSTGSVLAAVIERADAIPTGSRTVALSPDLGDRYLSTVYDDTWVAARFGVEALEPVDQPQLPVPL; encoded by the coding sequence GTGACCATTCACGACAAGGCCTACGACATCATCACGGACGACATCTTCCTGAGTCTTCCCGGTGAACTGCCGGGCAGCGAACTGTTCCTCAAGATCGAGGGCCTGAATCCGGCCGGCTCCATCAAGCTCAAAACAGCCGTCGGACTGGTCTCGGACGCCGAGCTCCAAGGCCTCCTGCGTCCCGGCGGCCGGGTGATCGAGTCGTCGTCCGGGAACCTGGGCGTGGCGCTGAGTATGGTGTGCGCCGCCAAGGGCTACCGGTTCACCTGCGTCACCGATCCGAACGCGTCGGCGCAGAACGTGGCGGCCATGAAGGCCCTGGGCACCCAGGTGATCGTGGTGGACGAGCGGGATGCCAACGGCGGTTACCTCGGCTCCCGGATCGCCCTCATCAAGCGTCTGGTCGCCGAGGACCCGGACCTGCTGTGGACCAATCAGTACGGGAACCCGGCGAACCCCCGCATCCATTCGGTGCGCACCGCCGCGTCCACCATGGCCAGGATCGGCCCGATCGACTACCTGTTCGTCGGGGCGGGCACCACCGGAACCCTCATGGGATGCGCGGAGTACTTCCGGCGCTTCTCGCCCCGCACCAGGATCATCGCCGTCGACACGGAGGGCTCCGTCACCTTCGGCGGCCCCAGCAGGACCCGGTACATCCCCGGACTCGGCACCAGCCGGCGCCCGGAACTCCTCCAGCCGCAGCTGGTCGACGAGGTCGCCCTGGTCGACGAGCGGGACGCGGTCCGGGCCTGCCGGGCCATGGCCCGCCGCCACGGCATCCTCGTCGGCGGCTCGACCGGCTCGGTGCTGGCCGCGGTGATCGAGCGGGCCGACGCCATTCCCACGGGGTCACGGACCGTGGCGCTCTCGCCCGACCTCGGTGACCGCTACCTGTCCACCGTGTACGACGACACCTGGGTTGCCGCACGCTTCGGCGTCGAGGCACTCGAACCCGTCGACCAGCCCCAGCTTCCCGTACCGCTTTAG
- a CDS encoding iron-containing redox enzyme family protein, which translates to MSDSTETTTASERAIKQQKPSSLTRSLKTPADEALRLYEHYWPPVEHFEGFDPELTDFMAATPEKQQAILEGLRHDPEAHGRFLHGHLGSIYAHSFGYRDGAFTRHTDDTAEIAQFAAKIALERELFDHWAALGDLPTFTDQSEAADHLDELAATNPGVVHPLFDFIRDEASREQIERFLLCETIRNEVVDDEVALLVVGLQGMMKAVAAANLWDECGRGKLENFHTYWLRRLLEATEDGWNTLDRYRVGHPWFGKLTSNTNAALLTRPARKMMAYGCFLVFESWVEPHFVRILDGMTRVGLLDDEKRIYFTAHVAIDPRHSRELSDGMRMQRPRLAPDEINDIVYGAHLASETGRRQFDRMLGFLRAMPTENAA; encoded by the coding sequence ATGTCCGACAGCACCGAGACCACGACCGCCTCCGAGCGCGCCATCAAGCAGCAGAAGCCCTCTTCCCTCACCAGGAGCCTCAAGACGCCGGCCGACGAGGCGCTGCGCCTGTACGAGCACTACTGGCCGCCGGTCGAGCACTTCGAGGGCTTCGACCCCGAGCTGACCGACTTCATGGCGGCCACTCCCGAGAAGCAGCAGGCGATCCTCGAAGGCCTCCGGCACGATCCCGAGGCCCACGGCCGCTTCCTGCACGGTCACCTCGGCTCCATCTACGCGCACTCCTTCGGCTACCGAGACGGCGCCTTCACGCGGCACACCGACGACACCGCCGAGATCGCCCAGTTCGCCGCGAAGATCGCCCTGGAGCGCGAGCTGTTCGACCACTGGGCCGCCCTCGGCGACCTGCCCACCTTCACCGACCAGTCGGAGGCGGCGGACCACCTCGACGAGCTGGCGGCCACCAACCCCGGCGTGGTCCACCCGCTCTTCGACTTCATCCGCGACGAGGCCTCCCGCGAGCAGATCGAACGCTTCCTCCTGTGCGAGACGATCCGCAACGAGGTCGTGGACGACGAGGTCGCCCTCCTCGTCGTCGGCCTGCAGGGCATGATGAAGGCCGTCGCCGCGGCCAACCTCTGGGACGAGTGCGGCCGCGGCAAGCTGGAGAACTTCCACACCTACTGGCTGCGCCGCCTGCTGGAGGCGACCGAGGACGGCTGGAACACCCTCGACCGGTACCGGGTCGGCCACCCCTGGTTCGGCAAGCTGACCTCCAACACCAACGCCGCGCTGCTCACCCGCCCCGCGCGCAAGATGATGGCGTACGGCTGCTTCCTCGTCTTCGAGAGCTGGGTCGAACCGCACTTCGTCCGGATCCTGGACGGCATGACCCGCGTCGGCCTCCTCGACGACGAGAAGCGCATCTACTTCACCGCGCACGTGGCGATCGACCCCCGGCACAGCCGTGAACTGTCCGACGGCATGCGCATGCAGCGTCCACGGCTCGCCCCCGACGAGATCAACGACATCGTGTACGGCGCGCACCTGGCCTCGGAGACCGGCCGCCGCCAGTTCGACCGCATGCTCGGATTCCTTCGCGCCATGCCGACGGAGAACGCCGCCTGA
- a CDS encoding LuxR C-terminal-related transcriptional regulator: MPESAMWMNAFHEVGPLLPEDVHHTRRVVLFGPPGSGKTTAAGALGRRLGLPVLRLAPRPQDARVPCAGLLELALALQALPVARELTAELDEAAGRPGSPDDAGSALRLRRQTAAVLREAPPMTLVVDNAQWLDPASAAVLGWALRLTPDLPVIAAERTWRPEAAGHWCGEDAYAVRVPPLTNSQVATLLSPYRLVPREVTRIHTHSGGNPALALALADASCPLPDRDGDSGRALPPTASRLVGEWLDEVPAQVRELLTFAALDDRPDLDLLGRLAGPAAEALFAQAEAAGLVDLGQPDGTVRFTASAIGAELVARLPGHARRLLHARLAEASHDSVRRDRHTVLAADAADPRSARHAARAAARARLRGDHALAAELSLLAAQRTPHDDSDLLTERALTAVRDAAHYGDLARGRAAARLIVGHDTTPDQRVDALVALIDASGQHLQGADELFAAALHAAAGRRDLTARILIRQSIWANVNEGDPQRGCDLAGRATDLAEAAGDTTTTAMALTMQARLQRILGHPDTATTLARALSLPRAAFIPVNGTPQHLAARHALFDDRPEEARTALLPLLVEAERTGDAEATVDILRSLAEAELRAGRCARALDHAHRAQALTDGTSLSPAPACYTSALVEGTAGRTDLALVHARRGVDTSRQEDNRVFLSRNLFALGHLLLVTGHPKEALEALEEVRDLEELQQVRDPSVLRWHPELAETLIVLGHLDQARSLLDDTRRTATDLGRDAVLPALERTQALLDAARGNFGTAARRLNDAADRLRHLPLERGRTLLALSHTERRGRRRAGARTAARSAADLFTTHQAHPWAQTAIHTLGRLEDAPTDDDARPRLTSAERRCAELAAAGASNRDIATALTVSVKTVEATLTRVYRKLGLHSRFQLAHTVTPAHE; encoded by the coding sequence ATGCCAGAATCTGCGATGTGGATGAACGCGTTCCACGAGGTCGGTCCCCTGCTGCCAGAAGACGTGCACCACACCCGCCGGGTGGTCCTGTTCGGGCCGCCCGGAAGCGGCAAGACCACCGCGGCCGGGGCCTTGGGGCGACGGCTGGGCCTGCCCGTCCTGCGGTTGGCCCCGCGTCCGCAGGACGCCCGGGTTCCCTGCGCCGGGCTGCTCGAACTCGCGCTGGCCCTCCAAGCGCTGCCCGTCGCACGGGAGCTGACGGCGGAACTCGACGAGGCCGCCGGCCGGCCGGGCTCCCCGGACGATGCCGGTTCGGCCCTGCGGCTGCGTCGGCAGACCGCCGCTGTGCTGCGGGAGGCACCGCCCATGACGCTGGTGGTGGACAACGCCCAGTGGCTGGACCCGGCCAGCGCGGCCGTCCTGGGCTGGGCCCTGCGCCTGACCCCGGACCTTCCCGTCATCGCGGCCGAACGCACCTGGCGCCCGGAGGCCGCGGGTCACTGGTGCGGGGAGGACGCGTACGCGGTGCGCGTTCCGCCCCTGACGAACTCTCAGGTCGCGACGCTGCTGTCCCCGTACCGGCTCGTCCCCCGTGAGGTCACGCGCATCCACACCCACAGCGGAGGAAATCCCGCACTGGCCCTGGCGCTGGCCGACGCCTCGTGCCCGCTCCCGGACCGAGACGGTGACAGCGGGCGGGCCCTGCCGCCGACGGCCAGCCGACTGGTGGGTGAGTGGCTGGACGAGGTACCGGCCCAGGTACGGGAACTGCTGACGTTCGCCGCGCTCGACGACCGGCCCGACCTCGACCTGCTCGGCCGCCTCGCCGGCCCGGCAGCCGAGGCCCTCTTCGCCCAGGCCGAGGCGGCCGGGCTCGTCGACCTCGGGCAGCCCGACGGAACGGTGCGGTTCACCGCTTCCGCGATCGGCGCCGAACTCGTGGCCCGGCTGCCGGGCCACGCACGCAGGCTTCTGCACGCCCGCCTGGCCGAGGCCAGCCACGACAGCGTCCGCCGCGACCGGCACACCGTGCTGGCGGCCGACGCCGCCGACCCGCGGTCGGCCCGCCACGCCGCCCGCGCCGCCGCACGCGCCCGGCTGCGCGGCGACCACGCGCTCGCGGCAGAACTCTCCCTCCTCGCCGCCCAGCGCACCCCTCACGACGACAGCGACCTGCTCACCGAACGGGCCCTGACCGCCGTACGCGACGCCGCCCACTACGGCGACCTCGCCCGCGGCCGGGCCGCCGCACGCCTCATCGTGGGCCACGACACCACCCCCGACCAGCGCGTCGACGCCCTCGTCGCCCTGATCGACGCGAGCGGCCAGCACCTGCAGGGCGCGGACGAACTGTTCGCCGCCGCACTTCACGCCGCGGCCGGACGACGCGACCTCACCGCGCGGATCCTCATACGTCAGTCCATCTGGGCCAACGTCAACGAAGGCGACCCCCAACGGGGGTGCGACCTGGCCGGCCGGGCCACCGACCTGGCCGAGGCCGCCGGCGACACCACCACCACCGCCATGGCCCTCACCATGCAGGCCCGCCTCCAACGCATCCTCGGCCACCCCGACACCGCGACCACGCTCGCCCGCGCCCTGTCCCTGCCACGCGCCGCCTTCATCCCGGTCAACGGCACGCCCCAGCACCTCGCCGCCCGGCACGCCCTCTTCGACGACCGTCCCGAGGAGGCCCGCACCGCGCTGCTTCCCCTGCTCGTCGAAGCCGAGCGGACGGGTGACGCCGAGGCGACCGTGGACATCCTGCGCAGCCTCGCCGAGGCCGAACTCCGCGCCGGACGGTGTGCCAGGGCACTCGACCACGCCCACCGCGCCCAGGCGCTGACCGACGGGACCTCCCTGTCACCCGCGCCGGCGTGCTACACCTCCGCCCTCGTCGAGGGCACCGCCGGACGCACCGACCTCGCCCTCGTCCACGCGCGCCGCGGAGTCGACACGTCCCGGCAGGAAGACAACCGGGTCTTCCTCTCCCGCAACCTCTTCGCCCTCGGACACCTCCTCCTGGTCACCGGCCACCCCAAAGAAGCTCTGGAGGCTCTGGAGGAGGTGCGGGACCTCGAGGAACTCCAGCAGGTCCGCGACCCGTCCGTCCTGCGCTGGCATCCCGAACTCGCCGAGACCCTCATCGTCCTCGGTCACCTCGACCAGGCGCGGAGCCTGCTGGACGACACCCGCCGCACCGCGACCGACCTCGGCAGGGACGCGGTCCTCCCCGCGCTCGAACGCACCCAGGCGCTCCTGGACGCCGCCCGCGGTAACTTCGGCACCGCGGCCCGGCGCCTCAACGACGCGGCCGACCGCCTCCGCCACCTCCCCCTCGAACGAGGCAGGACCCTGCTGGCGCTCAGCCACACCGAACGCCGCGGCCGCCGCCGCGCCGGCGCCCGCACCGCCGCGCGAAGCGCCGCCGACCTCTTCACCACCCACCAGGCACACCCCTGGGCCCAGACCGCCATCCACACCCTCGGCCGACTGGAAGACGCCCCCACGGACGACGACGCCCGCCCCCGCCTCACCTCCGCCGAACGGCGTTGCGCCGAACTCGCCGCCGCCGGAGCGAGCAACCGCGACATCGCGACCGCCCTCACCGTCAGCGTCAAGACGGTCGAAGCGACCCTCACCCGCGTCTACCGGAAACTGGGCCTCCACTCACGCTTCCAGCTCGCACACACCGTCACACCGGCACACGAGTGA
- a CDS encoding ATP-grasp domain-containing protein, which translates to MSERPHVEPADAPELLMIGVGLMGRPYVHAAHRLGLRVRAVEAESRAAEARGLVDELDLSQGQYGALDELWAESAYTSAQRRRPDGVMAFTESHVLAAALVQDRLGLPGPSLQAASISRNKALQRGRFRTHGIGQPDYRLTGALTEAEPWASTRLPVIVKPLSSAGSEGVELVPDLTAYRETADRRRTEGLLLVETAAQGPEYSWEALVQDGKVWFANLTAKETTGPPNFVELTHRVAVRLPAREAAVVDALGESAIEAIGMRTGLVHLEFRMTATGPQVMEVAVRTPGDYLMDLCSLAYGIDWFEMVVRLAVGAQLPPPPEAPVRHAASHFIVSEPGVVVAVEGLDEVREHPAVVDAGVSVAVGDRIGETSSSGQRTGFAVLSAASPEELEEALAHVRRTLTITTVDQTRTRPGRDARA; encoded by the coding sequence ATGAGCGAGAGACCGCACGTGGAGCCGGCCGACGCCCCTGAGCTCCTGATGATCGGCGTCGGCCTGATGGGCCGGCCCTACGTCCACGCCGCGCACCGGCTCGGTCTGCGAGTCCGCGCCGTCGAGGCCGAGTCCCGGGCCGCCGAGGCCCGGGGCCTCGTCGACGAACTCGATCTGAGCCAGGGTCAGTACGGGGCCCTGGACGAGCTGTGGGCCGAATCCGCCTACACGTCGGCCCAGCGGCGCCGGCCCGACGGCGTCATGGCCTTCACCGAGTCGCACGTACTGGCGGCCGCCCTGGTTCAGGACCGTCTCGGACTGCCCGGCCCGTCCCTCCAGGCGGCGTCGATCTCCCGGAACAAGGCGCTCCAGCGGGGCCGCTTCCGGACCCATGGCATCGGACAGCCGGACTACCGGCTGACCGGCGCCCTGACCGAGGCCGAGCCGTGGGCGTCCACCCGCCTTCCGGTGATCGTCAAGCCCCTGTCGTCCGCGGGCAGCGAGGGCGTGGAGCTGGTCCCGGACCTGACCGCGTACCGGGAGACCGCGGACCGACGCCGCACCGAGGGGCTCCTGCTCGTCGAGACCGCCGCGCAGGGACCCGAGTACAGCTGGGAAGCCCTGGTCCAGGACGGCAAGGTGTGGTTCGCCAACCTCACCGCCAAGGAGACGACGGGACCGCCCAACTTCGTCGAGCTCACCCACCGGGTGGCCGTGCGACTGCCCGCGCGGGAGGCCGCGGTCGTGGACGCCCTGGGGGAGTCCGCGATCGAGGCGATCGGCATGCGTACCGGCCTGGTCCACCTGGAGTTCCGGATGACCGCGACGGGCCCGCAGGTGATGGAGGTTGCGGTCCGTACGCCGGGCGACTACCTCATGGACCTCTGTTCGCTCGCCTACGGGATCGACTGGTTCGAAATGGTCGTCCGTCTGGCCGTCGGAGCGCAGTTGCCTCCTCCGCCAGAGGCGCCCGTCCGGCACGCGGCGAGCCACTTCATCGTCTCCGAGCCCGGAGTCGTGGTGGCCGTCGAGGGCCTGGACGAGGTGCGCGAGCACCCCGCCGTGGTGGACGCCGGCGTGTCCGTGGCGGTCGGCGACCGCATCGGCGAGACCTCGTCCTCCGGGCAGCGCACCGGCTTTGCGGTGCTGTCCGCGGCGTCGCCGGAAGAGCTCGAGGAAGCCCTCGCCCACGTGCGGCGCACCCTCACCATCACGACGGTGGACCAGACCCGTACGAGACCGGGAAGAGACGCACGCGCGTGA
- the sbnB gene encoding 2,3-diaminopropionate biosynthesis protein SbnB: protein MFEFDVVGGTAARKIISESRSEIVSVVRDAYLAHHRGDSINPNSYFLRFPGKPSARIIALPAYLGGDTDVAGIKWIGSFPENIQNNIPRASAVLLLNDYTTGYPFACLEASQISAARTAASAVLGAARLLGRTEAEKIAVVGSGIIARNIVEFFAAESWSVGEFALHDQVPDYARSLATHIRESLGHTASVSDSLSDALKGADVVVLATTAGEPYITDPDSFAPGQVVLNVSLRDVSADIVLSSYNVLDDVDHCLTAQTSPHLAELKSGNRDFVSGVLAQVIEGEVTMEADRPRIFSPFGLGVLDLAVGAYVHRRAVETGQATSVADFFGETQRWG, encoded by the coding sequence ATGTTTGAGTTCGACGTGGTAGGCGGCACCGCCGCCCGCAAGATCATCAGCGAGTCCCGCTCCGAAATCGTCTCGGTGGTCCGCGACGCGTACCTCGCCCACCACCGGGGCGATTCGATCAACCCCAACAGCTACTTCCTGCGCTTCCCCGGCAAACCGAGCGCACGGATCATCGCCCTGCCCGCCTACCTGGGCGGCGACACGGACGTCGCGGGCATCAAGTGGATCGGCAGCTTCCCCGAAAACATCCAGAACAACATCCCCCGGGCGTCGGCCGTCCTGCTGCTCAACGACTACACCACCGGCTACCCCTTCGCCTGCCTGGAGGCCTCGCAGATCAGCGCGGCGCGCACGGCCGCCTCCGCCGTCCTGGGGGCGGCACGGCTGCTCGGCCGCACCGAGGCCGAGAAGATCGCCGTGGTCGGCTCCGGCATCATCGCCCGCAACATCGTCGAGTTCTTCGCCGCCGAGAGCTGGTCGGTCGGCGAGTTCGCCCTGCACGACCAGGTCCCCGACTACGCCAGGTCGCTCGCCACACACATCCGGGAAAGCCTCGGCCACACCGCATCCGTGTCCGACAGCCTGTCGGACGCCCTCAAGGGCGCCGACGTGGTGGTGCTCGCCACCACGGCCGGTGAGCCGTACATCACCGACCCCGACTCCTTCGCTCCCGGCCAGGTGGTCCTCAACGTCTCGCTGCGGGACGTCTCCGCCGACATCGTGCTGTCCTCGTACAACGTCCTGGACGACGTCGACCACTGCCTGACCGCCCAGACCTCCCCGCACCTAGCAGAGCTGAAGAGCGGCAACCGCGACTTTGTGTCCGGCGTCCTGGCCCAGGTCATCGAGGGCGAAGTCACCATGGAAGCCGACCGTCCCCGCATCTTCTCGCCGTTCGGCCTCGGCGTGCTCGACCTCGCCGTCGGCGCCTACGTGCACCGCCGCGCCGTCGAGACCGGCCAGGCCACTTCCGTCGCGGACTTCTTCGGCGAAACCCAGCGATGGGGCTGA